The Paenibacillus sp. FSL R7-0204 genome includes a region encoding these proteins:
- a CDS encoding IS3 family transposase encodes MCQYRRRTRLLKGTGGLLKKAVSKSVKGGKLGLHDKYAVIEELRDQHGITRLLAIAEVSRANYYKWRGAEVRRMDAHEQEHAIKEHMVAIHLVHPYFGYPRMQAALREAGYLVNHKKVWRLMKELSIQSVIRKKRSRAGSTPSVVYPNRLKRKFHATAPQQKLVTDITYISDGTRFYYLSAIQDLFNNEIVAWQISERNDVNLVLDTVEQWTRKRDVSEAVLHSDQGFQYTSQAYNTRLEAFSVKGSHSRKATCLDNACIESFFSHLKTEKLYLHQCKSEAEIHQAVEEYIYFYNYQRFQAKLKQRAPIEYRHALAA; translated from the coding sequence ATTTGCCAGTATAGAAGAAGAACGAGATTACTTAAAGGCACAGGTGGACTACTTAAAAAAGCGGTATCCAAATCTGTAAAGGGAGGGAAGCTTGGACTGCACGACAAATACGCCGTAATTGAAGAACTACGTGACCAACATGGCATCACCCGCCTATTAGCCATTGCAGAGGTATCGCGGGCAAATTACTACAAGTGGCGAGGTGCAGAGGTTCGACGAATGGATGCCCATGAGCAAGAGCACGCCATTAAAGAGCATATGGTGGCTATTCACCTGGTTCATCCCTATTTCGGGTACCCTCGAATGCAGGCAGCCCTGCGGGAGGCAGGCTACCTCGTCAACCACAAGAAGGTATGGCGGCTCATGAAAGAGCTATCGATCCAGTCTGTCATTCGCAAGAAAAGGAGTCGTGCGGGCTCTACTCCTTCCGTGGTCTACCCGAACCGATTAAAGCGTAAGTTTCATGCGACAGCACCTCAGCAGAAGCTAGTAACGGACATCACATATATCTCAGACGGCACCCGTTTTTATTATCTGTCTGCGATTCAGGACCTCTTTAACAATGAGATTGTAGCTTGGCAGATCTCGGAGCGAAACGACGTAAACCTCGTCTTAGATACCGTTGAACAGTGGACACGGAAAAGAGACGTGTCTGAGGCCGTGCTCCATTCGGACCAAGGCTTTCAGTACACGTCTCAGGCGTACAACACACGATTAGAGGCATTCAGCGTCAAGGGCAGCCACTCTCGCAAAGCAACCTGCCTGGATAACGCCTGCATCGAATCCTTCTTTTCGCATCTGAAGACAGAAAAGTTGTACCTTCACCAGTGTAAGTCAGAAGCAGAGATTCATCAAGCCGTTGAGGAGTATATCTACTTTTACAATTACCAACGTTTTCAGGCGAAACTGAAACAGCGCGCGCCGATTGAGTATCGACACGCGCTGGCTGCTTAG
- a CDS encoding L-lactate MFS transporter — protein MTTTMTSKRWLIVLGTVIMQMGLGTIYTWSLFNAHLVSTFGFELSSVSITFSITSFALAFATLFAGKLQDRFGLRRLTAASGILLGLGLILSSQASSLPMFYLLAGVVVGYADGTAYITSLSNLMKWFPKNKGLISGVSVGAYGTGSLIFKYINGGLIESAGVSNAFLYWGLIVMMMILVGSLLIREAPAAAPVIGNPKLAASGAALLPKDYTVKEMLRTKEAYLLFVIFFTACMSGLYLIGIVKDIGVQLAGMDVATAANAVAMIAIFNTAGRLILGALSDRVSRTKLISITLAVTAMAMFTLSYATLSYGLFFACVAVIAFCFGGNITVFPAIVSDFFGLKNHSKNYGIIYQGFGIGALSGSFIAAFLGGFKPTFNIIGLLCILACILAVSLKPPVARAAKAKGMSLKPSRHTA, from the coding sequence ATGACAACGACTATGACCAGTAAACGGTGGCTCATCGTACTAGGTACAGTAATTATGCAAATGGGACTTGGTACCATCTACACCTGGAGCCTGTTCAATGCACATCTTGTCAGTACATTTGGTTTTGAGCTTAGCTCAGTTTCGATAACGTTTTCTATTACCAGCTTTGCCTTGGCCTTCGCCACACTGTTCGCAGGCAAGCTGCAGGACCGGTTCGGTCTCCGCAGACTGACCGCAGCTTCCGGCATTCTGCTGGGGCTGGGGCTGATTCTAAGCTCACAGGCCAGTTCCCTGCCGATGTTCTACCTGCTGGCTGGCGTAGTGGTCGGGTATGCGGACGGAACGGCGTACATTACTTCGCTGTCCAATCTGATGAAGTGGTTCCCGAAGAATAAGGGACTGATCTCCGGGGTGTCCGTGGGTGCTTACGGAACGGGCAGTCTGATCTTCAAATATATCAACGGCGGCCTGATTGAATCGGCGGGGGTGTCGAATGCTTTTCTATACTGGGGCCTTATAGTTATGATGATGATCCTTGTTGGCTCGCTGCTGATCCGGGAGGCTCCGGCTGCTGCGCCTGTCATAGGCAACCCGAAGCTGGCCGCCTCCGGGGCTGCACTTCTGCCTAAGGATTATACGGTAAAAGAAATGCTCCGTACGAAGGAAGCATACCTGCTGTTCGTGATCTTCTTCACCGCCTGCATGAGCGGCCTCTATCTGATCGGAATCGTGAAGGATATCGGTGTGCAGCTGGCGGGTATGGATGTGGCGACGGCGGCAAACGCTGTAGCGATGATCGCTATTTTCAATACGGCCGGACGCCTGATTCTTGGCGCATTATCCGACCGGGTAAGCCGCACCAAGCTGATTAGTATCACGCTGGCGGTAACGGCTATGGCGATGTTTACCCTCAGCTATGCCACACTGAGCTATGGCCTGTTCTTCGCCTGTGTGGCGGTCATCGCCTTCTGCTTCGGCGGTAACATTACCGTCTTCCCGGCGATTGTCAGTGACTTCTTCGGCCTGAAGAATCACAGCAAGAACTACGGCATCATCTATCAGGGCTTCGGGATCGGCGCGCTGTCCGGCTCGTTCATCGCCGCCTTCCTCGGCGGGTTCAAGCCCACTTTTAACATCATCGGGCTGCTGTGTATTCTGGCGTGCATCCTGGCGGTTTCGCTGAAGCCTCCGGTAGCCAGAGCAGCCAAAGCCAAGGGAATGAGCCTGAAGCCTTCACGGCATACGGCTTAA
- the odhB gene encoding 2-oxoglutarate dehydrogenase complex dihydrolipoyllysine-residue succinyltransferase, which yields MSEIKVPDLGESISEGTIYKWLVKEGDTVGQGDVLAELETDKVNLEISAEEDGVISSILRQAGENVAVGEAIGIIGSAAGAPAAGGSQPEAAAPQSGSAPAAAASAAAAEPAAAGTAALASPGARKLARERGIDLGEVSARDPIGRIGQADVDGHGAAGPQAAAQAAPAAAARPEPAKPAPQAAGKAPHAEDGKATERKRMSRRRLTIASRLVEAQQTAAMLTTFNEVDMTAILDIRKRRKDAFKEKHEVGLGFMSFFTKAVIGALKAYPMLNAEIDGEDLLLKKYYDIGIAVAAKEGLVVPVVRDADRLSFPEIERRIGELASKARANTLSLPELQGGTFTITNGGVFGSLLSTPILNTPQVGILGMHKIQLRPIALDEERTANRPMMYIALSYDHRIVDGSEAVSFLVRVKELLEDPESLLLEG from the coding sequence GTGTCCGAGATAAAAGTACCCGATTTGGGCGAATCGATTTCCGAAGGAACGATCTACAAATGGCTGGTTAAAGAGGGCGACACCGTCGGCCAGGGGGATGTGCTTGCCGAGCTTGAGACTGACAAGGTCAATCTCGAGATCAGTGCGGAGGAGGATGGCGTCATCTCCTCCATCCTGCGCCAGGCGGGCGAGAACGTTGCCGTTGGCGAAGCCATCGGCATCATCGGCAGCGCCGCCGGGGCACCGGCCGCTGGCGGCAGCCAGCCGGAAGCGGCCGCACCGCAGAGCGGCAGCGCGCCTGCTGCTGCCGCAAGTGCAGCAGCGGCTGAGCCTGCCGCTGCTGGCACTGCGGCCCTGGCTTCGCCGGGGGCGCGCAAGCTGGCGCGGGAGCGGGGCATCGACCTCGGCGAGGTCAGTGCCCGCGACCCTATCGGCCGGATCGGTCAGGCCGATGTGGATGGTCATGGCGCAGCCGGGCCACAGGCCGCTGCGCAAGCTGCTCCGGCGGCAGCCGCGCGGCCGGAGCCGGCGAAGCCCGCGCCGCAGGCAGCGGGCAAGGCGCCGCACGCCGAGGACGGCAAAGCCACCGAGCGCAAGCGCATGTCGCGGCGGCGGCTGACGATTGCCAGCCGCCTGGTCGAAGCGCAGCAGACGGCCGCGATGCTCACCACCTTCAACGAGGTGGACATGACCGCCATTCTCGACATCCGCAAGCGCCGCAAGGATGCCTTCAAGGAGAAGCACGAGGTCGGACTCGGCTTCATGTCCTTCTTCACCAAGGCCGTCATCGGCGCACTCAAGGCTTATCCGATGCTGAATGCGGAGATCGACGGAGAAGATCTCCTGCTGAAGAAATATTATGACATCGGCATTGCCGTAGCTGCCAAGGAAGGCCTGGTTGTACCGGTCGTCCGCGATGCCGACCGGCTTAGCTTCCCTGAGATCGAGCGGCGGATCGGCGAACTGGCCTCCAAGGCGCGTGCCAATACGCTCAGCCTGCCGGAGCTCCAGGGCGGAACCTTCACCATCACGAACGGCGGAGTATTTGGCTCCCTGCTGTCCACACCGATCCTTAACACCCCGCAGGTCGGCATTCTCGGCATGCACAAGATCCAGCTGCGCCCCATCGCGCTGGATGAGGAGCGCACGGCCAACCGTCCGATGATGTACATCGCCTTGTCCTACGATCACCGGATCGTGGACGGATCAGAAGCGGTCAGCTTCTTGGTCAGAGTCAAGGAATTGCTGGAGGACCCGGAATCCCTGCTGCTGGAAGGTTAA
- a CDS encoding transposase, with the protein MAKKGQVFQSYTEAFKKEAIQAYFTGGESYKVVSDRLGIVNCTQLKVWVKKYRNGEPLDTQKGATSPLKGRPRSTFASIEEERDYLKAQVDYLKKRYPNL; encoded by the coding sequence ATGGCCAAAAAGGGACAAGTGTTTCAATCGTACACGGAGGCATTCAAGAAAGAGGCTATTCAAGCCTATTTTACAGGAGGTGAGAGCTATAAGGTCGTCTCCGACAGGTTGGGGATTGTGAACTGTACCCAGCTTAAAGTATGGGTAAAGAAATATCGGAATGGGGAGCCACTCGATACACAAAAAGGGGCAACAAGCCCTTTAAAAGGACGTCCACGTTCTACATTTGCCAGTATAGAAGAAGAACGAGATTACTTAAAGGCACAGGTGGACTACTTAAAAAAGCGGTATCCAAATCTGTAA